The Terracoccus luteus genome includes a region encoding these proteins:
- a CDS encoding GuaB1 family IMP dehydrogenase-related protein has product MQFLNGLQPQLDLTYDDVFMVPRRSDVTSRLDVDLSSVDGTGTTIPIVVANMTAIAGRRMAETVARRGGITVIPQDIPVEVVRDVVSWVKSRHLVFDTPITLDPHITAGEALVLLGKRAHGAGVVVEGNRPVGVVTEKDLTGVDRYTQVHDVMNDDVVSLPDDLDPRAAFARLEQSRRRVAPVVSADGELVGILTRGAALRAGLYSPATDAGGHLRVAAAVGINGDVAGKAAELLDTGVDVLVIDTAHGHQAKTIEALRAVRALNPQVPLVAGNIVSAEGTRELIEAGADIVKVGVGPGAMCTTRMMTAVGRPQFSAVLECAAAAGDLGKHVWADGGVRHPRDVALALAAGASNVMIGSWFAGTLESPGDLYTDNDGRQYKESFGMASSRAVRNRTASDTAYDRARKALFEEGISSARMYVDPARPSVEDVIDQIVAGVRSSCTYAGARTLEEFHERAVVGLQSTAGFAEGRPLHTSW; this is encoded by the coding sequence GTGCAGTTCCTCAACGGTCTCCAGCCCCAGCTCGACCTCACCTACGACGACGTCTTCATGGTGCCGCGCCGCTCGGACGTGACGAGTCGCCTCGACGTCGACCTCTCGTCGGTCGACGGCACCGGGACGACGATCCCGATCGTCGTCGCGAACATGACGGCCATCGCGGGTCGCCGCATGGCCGAGACCGTGGCCCGCCGGGGCGGCATCACCGTCATCCCGCAGGACATCCCCGTCGAGGTCGTGCGCGACGTCGTGTCGTGGGTCAAGTCGCGCCACCTCGTCTTCGACACGCCGATCACCCTCGACCCGCACATCACCGCAGGGGAGGCGCTGGTCCTGCTCGGCAAGCGCGCCCACGGTGCCGGCGTCGTCGTCGAGGGCAACCGGCCGGTCGGCGTCGTGACGGAGAAGGACCTCACCGGCGTCGACCGCTACACCCAGGTGCACGACGTGATGAACGACGACGTCGTGTCGCTGCCCGACGACCTCGACCCGCGGGCGGCGTTCGCGCGCCTCGAGCAGTCGCGTCGGCGCGTCGCCCCCGTCGTGTCCGCGGACGGCGAGCTCGTCGGCATCCTCACGCGCGGCGCCGCCCTGCGTGCCGGTCTCTACAGCCCGGCGACGGATGCCGGTGGGCACCTTCGCGTCGCCGCCGCGGTCGGCATCAACGGCGACGTCGCCGGCAAGGCCGCCGAGCTGCTCGACACCGGCGTCGACGTGCTCGTCATCGACACGGCCCACGGTCACCAGGCGAAGACGATCGAGGCGCTGCGGGCCGTGCGGGCGCTCAACCCGCAGGTGCCCCTCGTGGCCGGCAACATCGTGTCGGCGGAGGGGACCCGTGAGCTCATCGAGGCCGGCGCCGACATCGTCAAGGTGGGCGTCGGCCCCGGCGCGATGTGCACGACGCGCATGATGACGGCGGTCGGACGGCCGCAGTTCTCAGCCGTGCTCGAATGTGCCGCAGCGGCTGGGGATCTCGGCAAGCACGTCTGGGCCGACGGCGGGGTGCGCCACCCCCGGGACGTCGCGCTCGCCCTCGCCGCCGGCGCCTCGAACGTCATGATCGGCTCGTGGTTCGCCGGCACCCTCGAGTCGCCCGGTGACCTCTACACCGACAACGACGGCCGGCAGTACAAGGAGTCGTTCGGCATGGCCAGCTCGCGTGCGGTCCGCAACCGCACGGCATCCGACACCGCGTACGACCGGGCCCGCAAGGCGCTCTTCGAGGAGGGCATCAGCTCGGCGCGCATGTACGTCGACCCGGCCCGGCCCTCGGTCGAGGACGTCATCGACCAGATCGTCGCCGGCGTGCGCAGCAGCTGCACCTACGCCGGGGCGCGCACGCTCGAGGAGTTCCACGAGCGCGCCGTCGTCGGGCTGCAGAGCACCGCCGGCTTCGCCGAGGGACGCCCGCTGCACACCTCCTGGTGA